Proteins from a single region of Streptomyces sp. Tu 3180:
- a CDS encoding erythromycin esterase family protein, producing the protein MTRRLAAALLVWLTALPGTVAAAPAGGDPGTSDGAPATADDPLPALEGAARPLRTVEPTGPFDDLRPLGETVGGARLVGVGQAAHGGHDFLALQHRVFRYLVEEKGFRSFVLEAPWSTGLRLNDHLLTGRGDPARIMSEELHNAYLFMHTGEVLDLIRWMRAYNVAHPGDPVRFAGNDSSHAGPDLYDRVVGHVRHAHPDLLPAVTELYRGLRPALPAGEYMVTYLNEPSAVRQEKAERTGRVLALLRAREPAGTDDGHAWAVRHATAVDQVARQYAFDYDDPGQAREALAYRDTVMAENTLWWLRQTGDRTVLAAHNGHVYLEGYDPDYPVVRGGLLRRALGDGYRAVGLAFGRGSFNATDRGVAEPRDEDVRAFRSTPAAPDSVERTLDRVSHRNWYLDLRVAPPAARTWLDAPRPKREIGTHWPRDPDRVNLLRSVDALVYLHEIRPSRPLPRG; encoded by the coding sequence ATGACAAGACGGCTCGCCGCCGCGCTGCTCGTCTGGCTCACCGCCCTCCCGGGGACGGTCGCGGCGGCCCCGGCCGGCGGGGATCCCGGGACCTCGGACGGGGCTCCCGCGACCGCCGACGACCCGCTGCCCGCCCTGGAAGGGGCCGCCCGTCCGCTGCGCACCGTGGAGCCCACCGGGCCCTTCGACGACCTGCGTCCCCTGGGGGAGACGGTGGGTGGCGCCCGGCTGGTCGGCGTCGGGCAGGCCGCCCACGGCGGCCACGACTTCCTCGCCCTCCAGCACCGGGTGTTCCGGTACCTCGTCGAGGAGAAGGGCTTCCGCTCCTTCGTGCTCGAAGCTCCCTGGAGCACCGGGCTCCGGCTGAACGACCACCTGCTCACCGGACGCGGCGACCCCGCCCGGATCATGTCCGAGGAACTCCACAACGCCTACCTGTTCATGCACACCGGCGAAGTCCTGGACCTGATCCGGTGGATGCGCGCGTACAACGTCGCCCACCCCGGCGATCCGGTCAGGTTCGCCGGCAACGACAGCAGTCACGCGGGCCCCGATCTGTACGACCGGGTCGTCGGACACGTCCGGCACGCCCACCCCGACCTGCTGCCCGCCGTCACCGAGCTGTACCGGGGACTGCGCCCCGCCCTGCCCGCCGGTGAGTACATGGTGACCTACCTCAACGAGCCTTCGGCCGTGCGGCAGGAGAAGGCCGAGCGCACCGGCCGCGTCCTCGCGCTGCTCCGCGCCCGCGAACCCGCCGGGACGGACGACGGCCACGCCTGGGCGGTCCGGCACGCCACCGCCGTCGACCAGGTCGCGCGCCAGTACGCCTTCGACTACGACGACCCGGGACAAGCGCGCGAGGCCCTGGCCTACCGCGACACCGTCATGGCGGAGAACACCCTCTGGTGGCTCCGGCAGACGGGCGACCGGACGGTGCTGGCCGCCCACAACGGCCACGTGTACCTGGAGGGCTACGACCCGGACTACCCGGTCGTCCGGGGCGGCCTGCTCCGCCGCGCGCTCGGGGACGGTTACCGGGCCGTGGGCCTGGCCTTCGGCCGCGGTTCCTTCAACGCCACCGACCGGGGCGTCGCCGAGCCCCGCGACGAGGACGTGCGGGCGTTCCGCTCGACGCCCGCCGCGCCCGACTCGGTCGAGCGCACCCTGGACCGGGTGAGTCACCGGAACTGGTACCTCGACCTGCGCGTCGCGCCACCCGCGGCCCGCACCTGGCTGGACGCTCCCCGGCCCAAACGGGAGATCGGCACGCACTGGCCCCGGGACCCGGACCGGGTCAACCTGCTCAGGTCGGTGGACGCGCTGGTGTACCTGCACGAGATCCGCCCGAGCCGCCCGCTTCCGCGCGGCTGA
- a CDS encoding PP2C family protein-serine/threonine phosphatase, with amino-acid sequence MSRTGSTDDGDELLVRLRTLTAQARAQAEVQRSRVELAVALQRGMLPRRLPAADGVRLAVRYAPAYQGLNVGGDWYDAFTMPDGRIGLSIGDVQGHNIEAAAFMGQVRVGLRALASVDSEPGELLARTNELLLSLNSDLFATCTFIRLDPVARVLESARAGHLPCVWATADGRSGVTEDEGGPPLGILPAAVYPVTRYRLDTGGVFVLVTDGVVEGPSMRLDEGLDQVVRLAGIAAVARMDADALAAAVLKGAERVGHDDDAAVLVIGHDGPAAQP; translated from the coding sequence ATGTCCCGCACCGGCTCCACGGACGACGGCGACGAGCTTCTGGTCAGGCTCAGGACGCTGACGGCTCAGGCGCGGGCGCAGGCGGAGGTGCAGCGCTCCCGGGTCGAACTGGCCGTCGCCCTGCAACGCGGCATGCTGCCCAGGAGGCTGCCGGCCGCCGACGGGGTACGGCTGGCCGTGCGGTACGCGCCGGCCTACCAGGGACTCAACGTGGGCGGTGACTGGTACGACGCCTTCACGATGCCCGACGGCCGCATCGGCCTGTCCATCGGCGACGTGCAGGGGCACAACATCGAGGCGGCCGCCTTCATGGGGCAGGTCCGGGTCGGGCTCCGGGCGCTCGCCTCCGTCGACAGCGAACCGGGCGAGCTCCTCGCCCGGACCAACGAACTGCTGCTGTCCCTGAACTCGGACCTGTTCGCCACCTGTACCTTCATACGGCTCGACCCGGTCGCCCGGGTGCTGGAGAGCGCACGGGCCGGGCACCTGCCGTGCGTGTGGGCCACCGCGGACGGCCGGTCCGGGGTGACGGAGGACGAGGGAGGCCCGCCCCTGGGGATCCTGCCCGCGGCGGTGTACCCGGTGACCCGGTACCGGCTCGACACGGGCGGCGTGTTCGTCCTGGTCACCGACGGGGTCGTGGAGGGCCCGTCCATGCGGCTCGACGAGGGACTGGACCAGGTGGTGCGGCTCGCGGGCATCGCCGCGGTCGCGCGCATGGACGCGGACGCGCTCGCGGCCGCCGTGCTCAAGGGCGCGGAGCGGGTGGGGCACGACGACGACGCGGCCGTCCTGGTGATCGGGCACGACGGGCCGGCCGCTCAGCCATAG
- a CDS encoding MASE1 domain-containing protein, which translates to MACVVVRQDLRAPVVFVLETLAVAACYYAGGRLGLLRDLTVGGAVFSPIWPPTGVAVAALLVFGLRCWVGIALGALLVLMHLTTLQPSSLGVLVGNTAAPVCGYLLLRRTGFRTDLTRMRDCLALVFLGAFPAMLISSSAGAGLLVATGDLPARSFWWVWLAWWVGDAMGVLLVTPVLLTLYRTRLPLRWSRWEEAVGLAVLAGCIVPLVTHNRASLLFAVYPLLIWVALRFQLAGSMPCALFASVLATVAATDRVGPFERLSDLEVMINLQAFNGAVALTALLLSAVITEQHNTRRSVERACQELVEVLEHLTAGESASGRPSREEDGRPQSRTG; encoded by the coding sequence ATGGCTTGTGTGGTGGTCAGGCAGGATCTGCGTGCACCGGTCGTCTTCGTGCTCGAGACGCTGGCCGTCGCCGCCTGCTACTACGCGGGGGGACGGCTGGGGCTGCTGCGCGACCTGACCGTCGGCGGTGCGGTGTTCTCGCCCATCTGGCCGCCGACGGGAGTGGCCGTCGCCGCCCTGCTGGTCTTCGGGCTGCGCTGCTGGGTGGGCATCGCGCTGGGCGCCCTGCTCGTCCTCATGCACCTCACCACGCTGCAACCCTCCTCGCTCGGCGTGCTCGTGGGAAACACCGCCGCGCCCGTGTGCGGATACCTCCTGCTGCGCAGGACGGGCTTCCGCACCGACCTCACGCGCATGCGCGACTGTCTCGCCCTGGTGTTCCTCGGCGCCTTCCCGGCCATGCTGATCAGCTCGTCCGCCGGCGCCGGCCTCCTCGTCGCCACGGGCGACCTCCCGGCACGGAGCTTCTGGTGGGTCTGGCTGGCCTGGTGGGTGGGCGACGCGATGGGCGTCCTGCTCGTCACACCGGTACTGCTCACGCTGTACCGGACGCGCCTGCCGTTGCGCTGGTCGAGATGGGAGGAGGCGGTGGGTCTGGCGGTCCTCGCGGGCTGCATCGTGCCGCTGGTGACCCACAACCGGGCCAGTCTGCTGTTCGCCGTCTACCCGCTGCTGATCTGGGTGGCCCTGCGGTTCCAGCTCGCCGGCAGCATGCCGTGCGCCCTGTTCGCCTCCGTCTTGGCCACCGTCGCGGCGACCGACCGCGTCGGACCGTTCGAGCGGTTGTCCGATCTGGAGGTCATGATCAACCTTCAGGCCTTCAACGGGGCGGTGGCCCTGACCGCCCTGCTGCTGTCCGCGGTGATCACCGAGCAGCACAACACCAGACGGTCCGTGGAGCGCGCCTGCCAGGAGCTGGTCGAGGTACTGGAGCATCTGACAGCGGGGGAATCCGCGTCCGGCCGGCCCTCGCGGGAGGAGGACGGGCGGCCGCAGAGCCGGACCGGGTGA
- a CDS encoding DUF2264 domain-containing protein, producing the protein MNIPFELPAENRHSSPRTGYTRAHWEAVADGLLTAAWRWSTPGCALLDLPGRPSRSGVRSDGLEGYARTFLAAAFRVAGADGDDPHGLLERYAQGLACGTRTPGRDDTESWPLILDHDVQGQPMVESASVALGLRLTAPWLWKHLDAGVQDRAEQWLRGALRHTPAPNNWYLFPYTVAGFLESVGRGDAETAAARRRALDLLESWYRGDGWYADGDGRAFDHYNGWALHLYPVLDAHLSGDADALAHHGARLRTHLEGLSLMSGADGAPLHFGRSLTYRFAASAAVALGAVTGHTPLAPGASRRIASGGLRYFLERGALTADGLLSAGWHGPHEATLQSYSGPASPYWASKAFVALLAPADHALWTAREEAAPVEESDRVLALPAPGLLVQATRADGIVRLHNHGSDHVRPHEGETADGDDPHYGRQAYSTRTGPTAPGNVPDNHLSVEVGGRRSVRRRVHPLGAGHGDGWGWAASWHRPVFAGGPPMVPGLRVDSVTVAHGRYELRVHRVVGAPEGARLTHTGWATGPEEPLTSALHGLHGWDSPSPDLVRAPRGTAWTRWARVPRLTGRCGGTSVHVVLASLTADPSAAPLAEAVEEVLVNDATIEVTWADGATRTRIALDPVEVRHTQR; encoded by the coding sequence ATGAACATCCCGTTCGAACTGCCCGCCGAGAACCGTCACTCGAGTCCCCGCACCGGTTACACCCGCGCCCACTGGGAGGCCGTGGCGGACGGGCTCCTCACGGCGGCCTGGCGCTGGAGCACCCCCGGGTGCGCGCTGCTGGACCTGCCGGGGCGCCCCTCGCGCTCGGGCGTGCGCTCCGACGGGCTGGAGGGGTACGCGAGGACGTTCCTCGCCGCCGCCTTCCGCGTCGCCGGAGCGGACGGGGACGACCCCCACGGACTGCTGGAGCGCTACGCGCAGGGCCTCGCCTGCGGCACCCGCACCCCCGGGCGCGACGACACCGAGTCCTGGCCGCTGATCCTCGACCACGACGTGCAGGGCCAGCCGATGGTCGAGTCGGCGTCGGTCGCCCTCGGCCTGCGGCTGACCGCACCCTGGTTGTGGAAGCACCTCGACGCCGGCGTCCAGGACCGCGCGGAGCAGTGGCTGCGGGGCGCGCTGCGGCACACCCCGGCGCCCAACAACTGGTACCTCTTCCCCTACACGGTCGCCGGGTTCCTGGAGTCCGTCGGCCGCGGTGACGCCGAGACGGCGGCGGCCCGCCGGCGCGCGCTGGACCTGCTGGAGAGCTGGTACCGGGGCGACGGCTGGTACGCCGACGGGGACGGCCGCGCCTTCGACCACTACAACGGCTGGGCGCTGCACCTGTACCCGGTGCTCGACGCCCACCTCTCCGGCGACGCGGACGCCCTGGCCCACCACGGAGCCCGGCTGCGCACCCACCTGGAGGGCCTGTCCCTGATGTCCGGCGCGGACGGGGCGCCGCTGCACTTCGGCCGGTCGCTGACGTACCGCTTCGCCGCCTCGGCGGCCGTCGCGCTGGGCGCGGTGACCGGCCACACCCCGCTGGCGCCGGGCGCCTCGCGCCGCATCGCGAGCGGCGGCCTGCGGTACTTCCTGGAGCGGGGCGCGCTGACCGCCGACGGACTGCTGAGCGCGGGCTGGCACGGCCCGCACGAGGCCACCCTGCAGAGCTACTCGGGCCCCGCGTCACCGTACTGGGCGTCGAAGGCCTTCGTCGCCCTGCTCGCCCCCGCCGACCACGCCCTCTGGACGGCCCGCGAGGAGGCCGCCCCGGTGGAGGAGTCCGACCGCGTGCTGGCACTGCCCGCGCCGGGACTGCTCGTCCAGGCCACGCGGGCCGACGGGATCGTACGCCTGCACAACCACGGCAGCGACCACGTGCGCCCGCACGAGGGCGAGACGGCGGACGGGGACGACCCGCACTACGGACGCCAGGCCTATTCCACCCGCACCGGCCCCACGGCGCCCGGGAACGTCCCGGACAACCACCTGTCGGTGGAGGTCGGCGGCCGGCGCAGTGTGCGCCGCCGCGTCCACCCCCTGGGCGCCGGGCACGGTGACGGCTGGGGCTGGGCGGCCTCCTGGCACCGGCCGGTCTTCGCCGGGGGCCCGCCGATGGTCCCGGGCCTGCGGGTGGACAGCGTCACGGTGGCGCACGGCCGGTACGAGCTGCGGGTGCACCGGGTCGTGGGAGCGCCGGAGGGGGCACGTCTCACCCACACCGGCTGGGCCACCGGCCCCGAGGAGCCCCTGACGTCCGCCCTGCACGGCCTGCACGGCTGGGACAGCCCCTCCCCGGACCTCGTCCGCGCTCCCCGGGGCACGGCCTGGACCCGCTGGGCCCGGGTGCCGCGCCTCACCGGCCGGTGCGGGGGCACCTCCGTGCACGTCGTCCTGGCGTCCCTCACCGCGGACCCCAGCGCCGCACCCTTGGCGGAGGCCGTCGAGGAGGTGCTGGTGAACGACGCGACGATCGAGGTCACGTGGGCGGACGGCGCCACCCGCACCCGGATCGCCCTCGACCCGGTGGAGGTGCGCCACACACAGCGGTGA